Below is a genomic region from Atribacterota bacterium.
ATCAGGTTTATTTTATTTTGGCGGGTTATGGTTTACTCTGCAATATATGGTACACTCACGTTATCCGGCAGTGATTACTTTACTTAGCTATATCTTGCGAGTTGTAGTTTCTTTTTTTATTTTGCTTTACATTGCCCGCTTTGGAGATTGGGCTTATATTTTATACTGGTTAGCAGGTTTTATTTTAGCCCGGATTATATTATCACGCTTGCTGGGTGATAATTATCCAGAGAAAAATAAGAAGGAGCAATAGTTATGGAAATAACACCTGATGCCATTATCTATTTTCAATGGAATGGCATTCATTTAAATGCCACTATCGTTTTTACCTGGGTAGTAATGGCAGTATTGATAATAATTAGCTGGTTGGCAACGAAAG
It encodes:
- a CDS encoding ATP synthase subunit I — protein: MLGFLSGLFYFGGLWFTLQYMVHSRYPAVITLLSYILRVVVSFFILLYIARFGDWAYILYWLAGFILARIILSRLLGDNYPEKNKKEQ